The stretch of DNA TGATCGACGGCGCCGGCTCGATCGGCGGCCGCACGGCGGCCTTCGGCCAGGCGATGGCGCTGAAGCCGGCCGGCATCATCATCAACGGCTTCGACGCCGTCGAGCAGGCGCCGGCGTTGGAACAGGCCAAGGCCGCCGGCATCCCGCTCGTCGCCTGGCATGCGGGCCCGGTGATCGGCCCGGACGACAAGACCGGGCTCTTCGCCAATGTCAGCACCGACGCGATGGAAGTGTCGAAGGCTGCCGCCAACTGGGCCTTCGTCGATGCCAAGGGCAAGCCGGGCGTGGTGATCTTCACCGACTCGACCTATGCGATCGCCATCGCCAAGGCCGATAAGATGAAGGCGGAGATCGAGGCGCTCGGTGGCAAGGTGCTCGAATATGTCGACACGCCGATCGCCGAGACGTCGCAGCGCATGCCGCAGCTGACGACATCGCTGCTGCAAAAATACGGCGACCAGTGGACCCATTCGCTGGCGATCAACGACCTCTATTTCGACTTCATGGGGCCGTCGCTCGCCGCCGCCGGCAAGGGCGGCACCGATGCGCCGATCAACGTCGCGGCCGGCGACGGCTCGGAATCCGCCTATCAGCGCATCCGCGCCGGTCAGTTCCAGAAGGTGACGGTCGCCGAGCCCCTGAACCTGCAGGGCTGGCAGCTCGTCGACGAACTGAATCGCGCCTTGGCCGGCGAAAAATGGTCGGGTTATCTGTCGCCGCTGCATGTGGTGACGGCCGACAATGTCGAGTTCGACGGCGGCCCCAAGAACACCTTTGATCCCGATAACGGCTATCGCGATCAGTACAAGAAGCTTTGGGGCAAGATGTAATCTCCCAGGACTGGGGCGCCGCGAATGGCGCCTTTTTTTCTTAAGCGGCCACGGTGGTATTGCCCTGCAGCAATGCGAGCGGGGCCTCCCAGACGTCCGGCACGGTCTCCTCCGCGATCATCTGCAGCAACGCCTGGGCGGCTTTCTCGCCGATCTCCGTTCGCGGTACGTCGATCGTGGTGAGCCGCGTTCTGACCGCGTTGGCGAGCGACGTGCCGTTGAAACCGACCACGGAGATCCGCTCGGGCACCGGGAGGCGGGCTCCGTGCAGGTAGGAGAGACCGCCGAGCGCCATCGCGTCATTGAGAAAGTGGATCGCCTCGACCTCGGGATGCGTTCGCAGCAACTGCTCGGTCAGAAAGCGTCCCGTGACCGCCTGCCGCGGTCTTTCTTCGGCGGTCACGCTGACGAGGTCGATGCCTGCGGCGGCAAGCGCCGACTTCAGGGCCAAATGGCGGCGGCGGGCACAGAGGTCCTTGCCGAGCTCGGCACCCACATAGGCGATGCGCCTCAACCCGCGCTCGAGAAAATGCTTCGCAACCAGGTGCCCCGCTTCCTCATGCGATGGGCCGGCGCTGAAATCCAACGCGCGCCTGTCGCAATCCCAGAGCTGGATCGCCGGGCAGGTTCGCCGCGCCAGCAGACTTTCCGCATCCGCGCTTCGCGCCATGCCGCCGTTAAGCAGGATGCCGGCCGGCCGGAACGACAGCATGGCGCGGATGAGCTCGGTTTCGGTCTCGGGCTCGAAGCCCGATTCCCCGATGAACGTCTGAAACCCTGTCGGTCTGAGGACGGCATTCACCCCGCTCAGCACTTCCGAGAACACGATATCGCTGATCGACGGGATGATGACCGCCACCATCCGGCTTTTGCGTGAACTCAGCGAACCCGCAAGATTGTTCGGCAGATAGCCGAGCTCGGCGGCGGCTTGCTTTACTCTTTGCCGAGTATCGTCGGATATGTTGCCGACTTCCCGCAACACTTTCGAAACGGTCATTCTGCTCACCCCGGCCTTTGCGGCTACCTCAAGTAGCGTGACGGGCTTGCGGCGCTCGTGACCCATTTGTCGTCCCTCTTTCGGTCTTACAATCCCGCTTGACGGGAGCCAATGTTATCGATAACGTAAGCTTAGGTTAGCGATAACCTATACGCTTGCAGAACGCAATGCCCATGCCGACTAAGCGGCATGGGGGTGACCTAGAAGGTGATGCTTTCTGCAGGCGAGGGAGAGGCCGGCGCTCAGTTGTGGTTTGGTAAGGCTTCGAGGTAGGAGCCTCTCGCAAACAAGCGATTTGCCGTGCCGGAACATCATCTTGTGGAGGAGCATCTGATGAGATTCTCAAATAGCATTCGCGCCGTTCTAACGGCGATTGGGATAGCCGTGGCAGGTTTGACTTCTGCTGTCGAAGCGCAGGCCGTCACGCTAAACGACATCATCTCGCGCGGTACGGTGCGCATTGGCGTGCTCACCGGCGCGCCGCCGATGGGCATGGTCGACGAGCAGGGCAACCCGACTGGCTACGACGTCGACGTGGCGAACCTGATCGCCGGCTATCTGTCGCTGCCGGTCGAGCTCGTGCCGCTGACGCCGCCGGCCCGCATTCCGGCGCTGCAGACCGGCAAGGTCGATTTTCTCGTCGCCACCTTGGCGCCGACCGGGGAGCGCGCCAAAACGGTGATGTTCACCCAGCCCTACAGCGCCTTCAACATGGACATCATCTCCGGTCCCGACCAGAAATTTGCCAAGCTCGCCGATCTTGAAGGCAAGCGCGTCGCCGTCAACCGCGGCTCGTCGCAGGAGACGGCGCTCCGCAAGGCGGCGGTTCCCGGCCTGGAAATCGTCGTCTACGAGGATGATTCGACCAGTGCCCAGGCGCTGATCGCCGGCCAGGTCGATGCGGTCGCGCTGCCCTCGACGGTCGGCGACGCAATCATCAAGCAGCGCCCGGATGCCGGCCTGCAGGTCGGCTTCACCTTCTTCCAGCAGGGTAATTCGATGGCGACGCGGATGGAGGACTTCGAGATCCGCCAATGGCTCAACACCGCCATCTACCTGATGAAGATTTCCGGCGATCTCGACAAGATCGCGACGAAGTGGACCGGTCGTCCGATGCCGGTGCTCCCGACGTTCTGATGGCTTCTCCCAAGGAGCCGCCGGCGAATGCCCCGGCGGCTTCCCTTACGTCTACGGAGTTCCCATGTCCTACACGTTTCAATTCGGTGTGCTGGCCCAGTACCAGGATCAGATCCTGAGCGGCATCTGGCTGACGATCAAGATTTCGGTGCTGTCGATCATCCTCGGCTGTGCCGCCGGCATCCTGCTTGCCTCGGTCCGCTCCATCTGGGGCGGTGCGGTCCGCTTTCTCGTCGATGCCTATGTCGAGATCATCCGCAACACGCCCTTCCTGGTTCAGCTCTTCATCGTCTATTTCGGCCTGCCGGGTCTCGGCCTTCGCGTCGGCGCCGATACGGCAGCGCTGATCGGCATGACGATCAACCTGGCCGCCTATTCGACGGAGATCATCCGCGCCGGCATCGAGGCGATCCACAAGTCGCAGATCGAGGCCGGTGAGGCGCTCGGCTTCACCCGCTTCCAGATCTATCGCCACGTCATCATCGTGCCGGCGATCGCCAAGGTCTATCCGGCGCTCTGCAGCCAGTTCGTGCTGATGATGCTGGCCTCCAGCATCTGCTCGGCGATCTCGACCCAGGAGCTTGCCGCTTCGGCCGCCTTCATCGAATCGCAGACCTACCGATCCTTCGAAATCTATATCGCCGTCACGCTGATCTACCTCGCGCTGGCGCTGGCGCTGCGCGCCGTCCTTGCACTGGTCGGCATGTGGCTTTTCGGCCGCCGGGTCGCGCGGAAAACGATGACGGCCCTTCCGGAGGTGCAGGCATGACCCTCAAGACCTTTGGCCTCGATCAGTTCGGCTTCCTTCTCTATTCGTTGCAGTGGACGATAATTTTGACTGTGATCGCGTTGATCGGCGGCGGTCTTCTCGGCTTTGCGGTTGCGCTCGCCCGTACCTCGCAGCTGAAGCCGGTGCGGATTGCCGCCGCCACCTATATCCAGATCATCCAGGGCATTCCGGTGCTGATGATCCTGTTCCTCTCTTATTACGGCCTGAGCCTCGCCGGCTTCGAACTGCCGCCGCTCATTGCCGCCGGGGCCTCGATGACGATCTACGCGTCCGGTTATCTTGCCGAGATCTGGCGGGGCTGCATCCAGGCCGTACCGAAGCAGCAGTGGGAGGCGTCGGAATCGCTCGCCATGACGAGGCTGCAGCAATATCGCTATGTGGTCCTGCCGCAGGCCATGCGCATCTCCCTGCCGCCGACCGTCGGTTTCGCCGTCCAGGTGGTGAAGAACACCTCGATCACCTCGATCATCGGTTTCGTCGAACTCGCCCGGGCCGGCCAGCTCATCAACAATGCGACGTTCCAGCCGTTCCGCGTCTTCCTGGCTGTGGCCGCCCTCTATTTCGTCGTCTGTTATCCATTGTCCCAGCTGTCGCGTTTGCTGGAAAGGAGGCTCCATGCCGGAAGTAATCGTTGAAAACGTCCACAAGAGCTTCGGTGCTCTCGAAGTCCTCAAGGGCGTGTCGCTGACTGTCGAACGCGGCGAAGTCTTTGCGTTGATCGGCCGGTCGGGCTCGGGCAAAAGCACGCTGCTGCGCTGCATGAACGGCCTCGAAAAGATCAATTCGGGCAAGATCGAGATCGCCGGCCACGTGCTGGGGGAAGATGCCAAGGCGCTTCGCAAGCTGCGCACCGACGTCGGCATCGTCTTCCAGAGCTACAATCTCTTTCCGCATCTGACGGTCGGTGAAAACATCATGCTGGCACCGCGGATCGTCAAGGACGTGGCGAAGGCGAAGGCGCGGGAAGTCGCTCGCGAGGTGCTGCAACTCGTCGGGCTGTCGGAAAAGTTCGATTCCTATCCGGACCAGCTTTCCGGCGGCCAACAGCAGCGCGTCGCCATCGCCCGCTCGCTGGCCATGCGGCCGAAGGTCATGCTCTTCGACGAGGTGACCTCGGCGCTCGACCCGGAACTGACCGAGGAAGTGCTGACGGTGATGGAGAACCTTGCCCGCGACGGCATGACGATGATCCTCGTCACGCACGAAATGGGCTTTGCCCGCCGCGTCGCCACCCAGACGATCTTCATGCACAAGGGGAAGATCTGGGAGCAGGGACCGTCCGCCGCGCTCTTCGCCAATCCTCAGACGCCGGAACTGCGGCAGTTCGTGAAATCCGACGTCAAATGATGGCTTCTGCGCCGTCGCTTGAGTTCGGTGCAGGGCCTATCGGCTGGTTTGCCGCAGGATCAGATCGGGGCGGATCGTCACTCGCCCCGGCTGGTCGAGCTTGCCATCGAGCACGTCAAGGATCAGTTCCGCCGTCTTCGCGCCGATCTGGCTGGCAAAGGCGTTGATCGTCGTCAGACTCGGCACGCAGATTGCGCCGATCTCGTAATCGCCGAAGCCGCCGATAGCGATTCTATCGGGTACCGCGATGCCGCGCCGCTGGCATTCGGTGAGTGCCCCGAAGGCGGAAAGGTCGGAGACGCAGATCACCGCGTCCGTGTCTGGAAAGCGCTCGAGCAATTGCCCCATGGCGTTGGCGCCTTCGCGCATAGAGATCGGTGGTGGACCGGCGGCGATCAGGCGTGAGGTATCCAAACCATGGTGGATCAGGGCAGCTATGAAGCCGGAACGACGATCGGTACCGCGCGTGTCCCGGGAGGCGTCGCCGCCGATGAAGGCGATCTTGCAGTAGCCAACGGCGACGAAGTGGTCGACCATTTCGCGCACTGCTTGCGCGTTGGAGAAGCCGACAACATGGCCGATCGGCTCATCGGGCAGGTCCCAGGTTTCGATGACCGGGATGCCGGCGTTCGCCAGCAGTTTTCGGGCGCGCGGGGTGTGCTTGCCACCGGTCACCACGATCGCTTCAGGCTTGCGACGCAGCAACTGCTCGATCAGCCGCTCTTCCTCCCGGACGTCATAATTGGTGTAGCCGAGCAGGATCTGCAGG from Ensifer adhaerens encodes:
- a CDS encoding LacI family DNA-binding transcriptional regulator; amino-acid sequence: MDTIRKPPTMADVARRTGVSPMTVSRAFKRDSSVSQETREAVLHAAEELGYVFDSTASNLRSQRTDFIAVTIPSINNANFADTVRALSDRVSERGLQILLGYTNYDVREEERLIEQLLRRKPEAIVVTGGKHTPRARKLLANAGIPVIETWDLPDEPIGHVVGFSNAQAVREMVDHFVAVGYCKIAFIGGDASRDTRGTDRRSGFIAALIHHGLDTSRLIAAGPPPISMREGANAMGQLLERFPDTDAVICVSDLSAFGALTECQRRGIAVPDRIAIGGFGDYEIGAICVPSLTTINAFASQIGAKTAELILDVLDGKLDQPGRVTIRPDLILRQTSR
- a CDS encoding amino acid ABC transporter permease, producing the protein MSYTFQFGVLAQYQDQILSGIWLTIKISVLSIILGCAAGILLASVRSIWGGAVRFLVDAYVEIIRNTPFLVQLFIVYFGLPGLGLRVGADTAALIGMTINLAAYSTEIIRAGIEAIHKSQIEAGEALGFTRFQIYRHVIIVPAIAKVYPALCSQFVLMMLASSICSAISTQELAASAAFIESQTYRSFEIYIAVTLIYLALALALRAVLALVGMWLFGRRVARKTMTALPEVQA
- a CDS encoding LacI family DNA-binding transcriptional regulator, with protein sequence MGHERRKPVTLLEVAAKAGVSRMTVSKVLREVGNISDDTRQRVKQAAAELGYLPNNLAGSLSSRKSRMVAVIIPSISDIVFSEVLSGVNAVLRPTGFQTFIGESGFEPETETELIRAMLSFRPAGILLNGGMARSADAESLLARRTCPAIQLWDCDRRALDFSAGPSHEEAGHLVAKHFLERGLRRIAYVGAELGKDLCARRRHLALKSALAAAGIDLVSVTAEERPRQAVTGRFLTEQLLRTHPEVEAIHFLNDAMALGGLSYLHGARLPVPERISVVGFNGTSLANAVRTRLTTIDVPRTEIGEKAAQALLQMIAEETVPDVWEAPLALLQGNTTVAA
- a CDS encoding ABC transporter substrate-binding protein yields the protein MKRRTFMAGTVAAIALMGANVALADPMGDAQAIVTKYAEKVTAWDGPTAGPKAQDGKTIVVLAGDLKNGGILGVTTGVEEAATAIGWEVKVIDGAGSIGGRTAAFGQAMALKPAGIIINGFDAVEQAPALEQAKAAGIPLVAWHAGPVIGPDDKTGLFANVSTDAMEVSKAAANWAFVDAKGKPGVVIFTDSTYAIAIAKADKMKAEIEALGGKVLEYVDTPIAETSQRMPQLTTSLLQKYGDQWTHSLAINDLYFDFMGPSLAAAGKGGTDAPINVAAGDGSESAYQRIRAGQFQKVTVAEPLNLQGWQLVDELNRALAGEKWSGYLSPLHVVTADNVEFDGGPKNTFDPDNGYRDQYKKLWGKM
- a CDS encoding amino acid ABC transporter ATP-binding protein, producing MPEVIVENVHKSFGALEVLKGVSLTVERGEVFALIGRSGSGKSTLLRCMNGLEKINSGKIEIAGHVLGEDAKALRKLRTDVGIVFQSYNLFPHLTVGENIMLAPRIVKDVAKAKAREVAREVLQLVGLSEKFDSYPDQLSGGQQQRVAIARSLAMRPKVMLFDEVTSALDPELTEEVLTVMENLARDGMTMILVTHEMGFARRVATQTIFMHKGKIWEQGPSAALFANPQTPELRQFVKSDVK
- a CDS encoding transporter substrate-binding domain-containing protein, giving the protein MRFSNSIRAVLTAIGIAVAGLTSAVEAQAVTLNDIISRGTVRIGVLTGAPPMGMVDEQGNPTGYDVDVANLIAGYLSLPVELVPLTPPARIPALQTGKVDFLVATLAPTGERAKTVMFTQPYSAFNMDIISGPDQKFAKLADLEGKRVAVNRGSSQETALRKAAVPGLEIVVYEDDSTSAQALIAGQVDAVALPSTVGDAIIKQRPDAGLQVGFTFFQQGNSMATRMEDFEIRQWLNTAIYLMKISGDLDKIATKWTGRPMPVLPTF
- a CDS encoding amino acid ABC transporter permease, which gives rise to MTLKTFGLDQFGFLLYSLQWTIILTVIALIGGGLLGFAVALARTSQLKPVRIAAATYIQIIQGIPVLMILFLSYYGLSLAGFELPPLIAAGASMTIYASGYLAEIWRGCIQAVPKQQWEASESLAMTRLQQYRYVVLPQAMRISLPPTVGFAVQVVKNTSITSIIGFVELARAGQLINNATFQPFRVFLAVAALYFVVCYPLSQLSRLLERRLHAGSNR